Proteins encoded together in one Pontiella desulfatans window:
- a CDS encoding alpha-galactosidase, producing MKPGNIDKRTLLACAALLVALAVHAERFVLDMPNNTLAFESTDQELKCSYYGVRIARQEDLFSGKGVLEFPSLWDVTALRNHDEHGYSVVQADGSIASRLRFVKGEKVDVDADRSRLVFVYEDPVYAVQLRRFYEASKSCDVVSTWTEVTSSEEAEVCVRQLASHVLQTSSSDPWLTGFQGTWSREAILSESPLMEGVSELSCTTGTRISQTAQPSFVLSLDGAAQEDSGRVIMGSLAWSGNFSFRFRRHYNNRITATFGMNPANSEYVLARGETLATPRLLMTYSDKGKGDASRSLHRWARKYGIRDGQEPRSILLNSWEGAYFKFDQKTIYGMIERAASMGVELFVLDDGWFGEGEFARNNDKAGLGDWVVNREKLPDGIEGLLGKAREVGIEFGIWVEPEMVNPKSQLFMEHPEWVVRQPNQPHRPQRNQLVLDLCNPAVQDYIFDFMDQLLGSHPDIGYIKWDCNSHLVNPGSTWLAADRQSHLWIDYVNGYYSVLDRLVAKHPGVTFQACSSGGGRIDYGALQRHHEFWPSDNTDALERIDMQWSLGHFYPAMAMASHVTVVPNHQTGRKTPLKFRFDVAMTGRLGFELDPKNLNAGDTAYCKQQLELYKKIRPIVQLGELYRLRDPYRSSDPALMYLHEQGGRQSGILFAYLTERRRADGHEPLRLKGLKPDALYTVRELGRLSLPKMAMEGQTRSGDYLMKHGLSMDWPMRSPDYISRVVEVVETE from the coding sequence CGTCCATGCCGAGCGGTTTGTCCTGGATATGCCCAACAATACGCTGGCGTTTGAGTCAACCGACCAGGAGTTGAAGTGCAGCTACTACGGCGTAAGGATTGCCCGGCAGGAGGATCTGTTCTCGGGGAAGGGCGTTCTGGAATTTCCCTCCCTTTGGGATGTCACTGCGCTGAGGAACCACGACGAGCATGGTTATTCGGTGGTTCAGGCGGATGGCTCCATCGCTTCCCGGCTCAGGTTTGTTAAAGGCGAAAAGGTGGATGTGGATGCGGATCGCAGCCGCTTGGTTTTTGTGTATGAGGATCCGGTCTATGCGGTACAACTGCGCCGTTTTTACGAGGCATCGAAAAGTTGCGATGTGGTTTCCACGTGGACGGAGGTCACCTCGTCGGAAGAGGCGGAGGTTTGTGTTCGGCAGTTGGCATCGCATGTCTTGCAGACGAGCTCATCCGATCCCTGGCTTACGGGCTTTCAGGGCACCTGGTCGCGCGAGGCCATTCTTTCGGAATCGCCGCTGATGGAAGGGGTGTCCGAGCTTTCCTGCACCACGGGCACCCGCATCTCGCAAACCGCGCAACCCTCCTTCGTGCTGTCCCTGGACGGGGCGGCGCAAGAGGATTCCGGCCGGGTCATCATGGGAAGCCTCGCGTGGTCCGGCAACTTTTCGTTCCGGTTTCGCCGACACTACAACAACCGCATCACCGCCACCTTCGGCATGAACCCCGCGAATTCGGAGTATGTGCTGGCCCGGGGCGAAACGCTGGCAACCCCGCGCCTCCTCATGACCTACAGCGACAAGGGGAAGGGCGATGCAAGCCGTTCATTGCATCGTTGGGCAAGGAAATACGGGATCCGCGACGGACAGGAACCGCGTTCGATCCTGCTCAACTCCTGGGAGGGCGCCTATTTTAAATTCGATCAAAAGACGATCTACGGAATGATCGAGCGGGCGGCATCCATGGGCGTCGAGCTATTCGTGCTGGATGACGGATGGTTTGGCGAAGGCGAGTTTGCGCGCAACAACGACAAGGCGGGGCTGGGCGATTGGGTGGTGAACCGCGAGAAGCTGCCCGACGGCATTGAAGGCCTGTTGGGCAAGGCCAGGGAAGTCGGCATTGAATTCGGCATCTGGGTGGAGCCTGAAATGGTGAATCCGAAAAGCCAGCTGTTCATGGAGCATCCGGAATGGGTGGTCCGGCAACCGAACCAACCGCACCGCCCCCAGCGCAATCAACTGGTGCTCGATCTGTGCAACCCGGCGGTGCAGGACTATATCTTCGACTTCATGGATCAGCTGCTGGGTTCGCATCCCGATATTGGCTACATCAAGTGGGACTGCAACAGCCATCTTGTGAACCCAGGTTCCACCTGGTTGGCGGCGGATCGGCAGTCCCATCTGTGGATCGACTATGTGAACGGATACTATTCCGTGCTGGACCGGTTGGTTGCGAAACATCCGGGCGTTACCTTCCAGGCATGTTCCAGCGGCGGGGGGCGCATCGACTATGGCGCATTGCAGCGCCATCATGAATTCTGGCCGAGCGACAACACCGATGCGCTGGAGCGCATCGACATGCAGTGGAGCCTCGGGCATTTTTATCCGGCCATGGCGATGGCCTCCCACGTGACCGTCGTGCCGAACCATCAGACGGGACGGAAAACGCCCCTCAAATTCCGGTTCGATGTGGCCATGACGGGGCGGCTCGGTTTTGAGCTCGACCCGAAAAACCTGAATGCGGGCGATACGGCCTATTGCAAACAACAATTGGAGCTCTACAAAAAAATCCGGCCCATCGTCCAACTCGGTGAACTCTATCGGTTGCGCGATCCCTACCGGTCCAGCGACCCGGCCCTGATGTATCTGCACGAACAAGGCGGCCGGCAAAGCGGGATCCTGTTTGCCTATCTCACGGAACGGCGGCGCGCCGACGGGCACGAGCCGCTCCGGCTGAAAGGGCTCAAGCCGGACGCGCTCTACACGGTCAGGGAACTGGGCCGCCTTTCGCTGCCGAAGATGGCGATGGAAGGCCAGACCCGGTCGGGCGACTACCTCATGAAGCACGGGCTTTCAATGGATTGGCCGATGCGGTCCCCGGATTATATCAGCCGCGTGGTCGAAGTGGTTGAAAC